A region from the Methanofollis liminatans DSM 4140 genome encodes:
- the mtrD gene encoding tetrahydromethanopterin S-methyltransferase subunit D: protein MSALGAASGGGEGINPTASIIGIVIIIAALAITAVMAAPALAAVIGVIIGGALIGFGVHFVPVGGAPAAMGQSPGIATGVAMLAAGAGLAGLFGGAWAAANPAFGIAIVIAAGAVGGGLMMAITCLMVNIIYIFGMGIPAASGKVAKDPITGDSQAEYKSQGTEGHGLPFVSYVGGVIGGLLGGAGGTLIYYELLQVYSAMLPAMFNASAEEILPIAVSLAGIFAVGMFLVNAVLAAYNITGTIEGPHDPKFKRFPRAVIGCAVASAVCGLFAVLIVVV, encoded by the coding sequence ATGAGCGCACTTGGAGCAGCATCGGGCGGCGGCGAAGGTATCAACCCGACCGCGTCCATCATCGGCATTGTCATCATCATCGCAGCCCTCGCGATCACCGCAGTCATGGCGGCGCCTGCCCTTGCGGCAGTCATCGGCGTGATCATCGGCGGCGCTCTCATCGGCTTCGGTGTCCACTTCGTCCCGGTCGGCGGCGCACCTGCCGCTATGGGCCAGTCCCCCGGTATCGCTACCGGTGTGGCGATGCTCGCGGCCGGTGCCGGTCTTGCCGGTCTTTTCGGCGGCGCATGGGCCGCGGCAAACCCCGCATTCGGGATTGCCATCGTCATCGCCGCAGGCGCTGTCGGCGGCGGCCTGATGATGGCGATCACCTGTCTGATGGTCAACATCATCTACATCTTCGGCATGGGTATCCCGGCCGCATCAGGTAAGGTCGCAAAGGACCCGATCACCGGCGACTCCCAGGCGGAGTACAAATCGCAGGGCACTGAAGGTCACGGCCTGCCGTTCGTTTCCTATGTCGGCGGCGTGATCGGCGGTCTGCTCGGCGGTGCCGGCGGTACGCTCATCTACTATGAGCTCCTGCAGGTCTACTCGGCCATGCTTCCCGCAATGTTCAACGCAAGCGCAGAAGAGATCCTGCCGATCGCAGTCTCACTCGCAGGCATCTTCGCTGTCGGCATGTTCCTGGTGAACGCCGTGCTTGCCGCGTACAACATTACGGGCACGATTGAAGGGCCCCACGACCCGAAGTTCAAGCGCTTCCCGCGTGCAGTCATCGGGTGCGCCGTCGCTTCGGCAGTCTGCGGCCTGTTTGCAGTTCTGATTGTGGTGGTGTAA
- the mtrE gene encoding tetrahydromethanopterin S-methyltransferase subunit E, translating into MESILLGVGVTALAGALATVAGAAEDTESNIGSQGDPNSQVQLAPQMGYIHRIYNKAVSGEPPAYGLWVTIGAGVAWAFMATGMNPVLAIVIASALAIFVQGVYAATAYLGRTSSLAKFEQPVYIDLLKSVTSVTMAHAFVAVFTTVSMCYLLNAALGHPFPLPLLGIVWGIALGAAGSATGNPFYGKERQYQSQMFGAGVPISASGNIVRYAEAGQRSSLDNGWFTAKLGGPASGVCFGLIVFLELWRTVLFEEAVGGWGAIIVGVIIILIFMIIDRYIETWARKNYGPYVKAEEASA; encoded by the coding sequence ATGGAAAGCATATTATTAGGCGTAGGAGTAACAGCATTGGCAGGTGCTCTTGCTACCGTTGCCGGCGCTGCCGAGGACACTGAGTCCAACATCGGATCACAGGGTGACCCGAACTCTCAGGTCCAGTTGGCTCCGCAGATGGGCTATATTCACCGGATTTACAACAAGGCTGTATCCGGCGAACCGCCCGCATATGGTCTGTGGGTCACTATCGGCGCAGGCGTGGCCTGGGCATTTATGGCAACCGGCATGAACCCGGTGCTTGCTATTGTTATTGCGTCCGCACTTGCGATCTTCGTGCAGGGCGTGTATGCGGCGACTGCCTACCTTGGCAGGACGTCGAGTCTGGCAAAGTTTGAACAACCGGTATACATCGACCTACTCAAGTCGGTGACCTCCGTTACGATGGCGCACGCCTTTGTTGCGGTATTCACGACCGTATCGATGTGTTACCTCCTGAACGCGGCTCTCGGTCACCCGTTCCCGCTGCCTCTTCTTGGCATCGTCTGGGGTATCGCTCTCGGTGCCGCTGGTTCTGCAACCGGCAACCCCTTCTATGGAAAGGAGCGGCAGTACCAGTCCCAGATGTTCGGCGCAGGCGTTCCGATCTCCGCATCCGGCAACATCGTCCGGTATGCCGAGGCCGGTCAGCGCAGCTCCCTTGACAACGGCTGGTTCACCGCAAAGCTCGGCGGCCCGGCATCGGGTGTCTGCTTCGGTCTGATCGTCTTCCTCGAGCTCTGGAGAACCGTCCTCTTCGAGGAGGCCGTCGGCGGCTGGGGCGCCATCATCGTCGGTGTCATCATCATCCTGATCTTCATGATCATCGACCGCTACATCGAGACCTGGGCCCGCAAGAACTACGGCCCGTACGTGAAGGCTGAGGAGGCATCGGCATGA
- the mcrG gene encoding coenzyme-B sulfoethylthiotransferase subunit gamma, translating to MAYKPQFGPGTSVVAENRRKQMNPGYKLEKIRDVTDEDIVLILGHRAPGAAYPTAHPPLAEQQEPNCPIRKIVTPTEGAKAGDRVRYIQFADSMFNAPSQPYQRTYMECYRYRGIDPGTLSGRQIVECRERDLEGYSKELINTEVFDPALVSCRGATVHGHSLRLAEDGMMFDMLQRCVLGADGVVKYVKNQIGEPLDRAVNVGKPMDSNWLKAHTTIFHSLAGTAYRDDAEYVEYIQRIHSLRTKYGFMPKED from the coding sequence ATGGCATATAAACCACAGTTCGGACCGGGAACCTCTGTTGTCGCCGAAAACAGGCGCAAGCAGATGAACCCGGGCTACAAGCTTGAGAAGATCCGCGACGTGACCGACGAGGACATCGTCCTGATCCTTGGCCACCGTGCACCAGGTGCGGCCTACCCGACCGCTCACCCGCCCCTTGCCGAGCAGCAGGAGCCAAACTGCCCGATCAGAAAGATCGTCACCCCGACCGAGGGTGCAAAGGCCGGCGACCGCGTCCGCTACATCCAGTTCGCTGACTCGATGTTCAACGCCCCGTCCCAGCCGTACCAGCGCACCTACATGGAGTGCTACCGCTACCGTGGCATCGACCCCGGCACCCTTTCGGGCCGTCAGATCGTCGAGTGCCGCGAGCGCGACCTTGAAGGATACTCCAAGGAACTGATCAACACCGAGGTCTTCGACCCCGCTCTCGTATCCTGCCGTGGTGCGACCGTGCACGGTCACTCCCTCCGTCTCGCAGAAGACGGCATGATGTTCGACATGCTCCAGCGCTGTGTGCTCGGCGCTGACGGCGTGGTCAAGTACGTCAAGAACCAGATCGGCGAGCCCCTCGACCGTGCGGTCAACGTCGGCAAGCCGATGGACAGCAACTGGCTCAAGGCGCACACGACCATCTTCCACTCGCTCGCCGGAACGGCGTACCGCGATGACGCCGAGTACGTCGAGTACATCCAGCGGATCCACTCGCTGAGAACGAAATACGGCTTCATGCCGAAGGAGGACTGA
- the mtrB gene encoding tetrahydromethanopterin S-methyltransferase subunit MtrB: MGYVLVLPEFGLVVDPMVGVVTTAGVSYQPVIDKVTELEKYTDDLVGMLSGEGAFAASFPGREKSLVIAGGVTALWYGMAVGLLIAGIIAFALI, from the coding sequence ATGGGATACGTACTCGTACTGCCCGAATTCGGGCTTGTAGTAGACCCGATGGTCGGCGTCGTCACCACGGCAGGTGTTTCGTACCAGCCAGTGATCGACAAGGTCACCGAACTTGAGAAGTACACCGACGACCTCGTCGGCATGCTCTCTGGTGAAGGTGCCTTCGCTGCCTCGTTCCCTGGCAGAGAGAAGTCACTGGTCATCGCCGGTGGCGTCACCGCCCTCTGGTATGGTATGGCTGTAGGACTGCTCATTGCGGGGATCATCGCCTTCGCACTGATCTGA
- the mcrB gene encoding coenzyme-B sulfoethylthiotransferase subunit beta, producing the protein MAKYSDTIDLYDDEGKLLKSGVALEKVSPVVNPAIKKMMDLTKRTVAVNLAGIENGVKTGAVGGKANVIPGRTLDLSVVKDSDAIIAKIKDMVSVVEGDDTVIKNFGGKLLLVEVPKARIEAAATYDAAITSVAAATTYALIDQYNIGPFDAGIIKSAVWGTYPQTMDMAGANVQSILSIPQNNEGLGFALRNIPANHTVMITGRNAMQGAALAATFEQAGQWEMGNSIGPFERAQLLGYAYQGLNANNMVYDLVKANGATGTVGTVVQSLVERAIEDKVIMPGKKGGYFQFYDTKDPMLWNAYAAAGTLAATMVNCGAGRFAQAVSSTLLYFNDLLEHETGLPGCDYGRVMGTAVGFSFFSHSIYGGGGPGIFNGNHVVTRHSAGFAIPCVVAACALDAGTQMFSAESTSKIYGETYGKIEEFAKPLQHIAKAV; encoded by the coding sequence ATGGCAAAATATTCAGACACGATCGACCTTTACGACGATGAGGGCAAGCTCCTCAAGAGCGGTGTCGCTCTCGAAAAGGTCAGCCCGGTTGTGAACCCTGCGATCAAGAAGATGATGGACCTCACCAAGAGGACCGTCGCGGTCAACCTCGCAGGCATTGAGAACGGCGTGAAGACCGGTGCGGTCGGCGGCAAGGCAAACGTCATCCCCGGGCGCACCCTCGACCTCAGTGTCGTCAAGGACAGCGACGCAATCATCGCCAAGATTAAGGACATGGTCTCGGTCGTCGAAGGCGACGACACCGTCATCAAGAACTTCGGCGGCAAGCTGCTCCTTGTCGAGGTCCCGAAGGCGCGTATCGAGGCGGCAGCCACCTACGACGCTGCGATCACCTCGGTCGCCGCGGCCACCACCTACGCCCTCATCGACCAGTACAACATCGGACCCTTTGACGCCGGCATCATCAAGTCGGCGGTATGGGGCACCTACCCGCAGACCATGGACATGGCCGGCGCGAACGTCCAGTCCATTCTGTCGATCCCGCAGAACAACGAAGGCCTCGGCTTTGCCCTGAGGAACATCCCGGCGAACCACACCGTCATGATCACGGGCAGGAACGCCATGCAGGGCGCCGCTCTCGCCGCGACCTTCGAGCAGGCCGGCCAGTGGGAGATGGGCAACTCGATCGGACCCTTCGAGCGTGCACAGCTCCTCGGCTATGCCTACCAGGGCCTGAACGCCAACAACATGGTCTATGACCTTGTCAAGGCGAACGGCGCAACCGGCACCGTCGGTACCGTCGTCCAGTCCCTTGTCGAGCGTGCGATCGAGGACAAGGTCATCATGCCCGGCAAGAAGGGCGGATACTTCCAGTTCTACGACACCAAGGACCCGATGCTCTGGAACGCCTACGCTGCCGCGGGCACCCTCGCCGCCACCATGGTGAACTGTGGTGCCGGCCGGTTCGCTCAGGCCGTCTCCTCGACCCTGCTGTACTTCAACGACCTGCTTGAGCACGAGACCGGGCTGCCCGGCTGTGACTACGGCCGTGTCATGGGTACTGCCGTCGGGTTCTCGTTCTTCAGCCACTCGATCTACGGTGGCGGCGGTCCGGGTATCTTCAACGGCAACCACGTCGTGACCAGGCACTCCGCCGGTTTCGCGATTCCCTGCGTGGTCGCCGCCTGTGCCCTCGATGCCGGCACCCAGATGTTCTCTGCCGAGAGCACTTCCAAGATCTACGGCGAGACCTACGGCAAGATCGAAGAGTTCGCAAAGCCCCTGCAGCACATTGCAAAGGCAGTATAA
- a CDS encoding formylmethanofuran dehydrogenase subunit C encodes METVTLTIKKQPELRLEAEKITPDAFAGKSAAEIAELPVFEGRETATLGTYFDVAGKGGETAAETKIVVKGDASRVKYIGMKMTAGEILVEGSADMYAGAWMEGGKLVVKGDVDAFSGTGMKGGIFEIGGNAGNYLGAAYRGDWRGMQGGTIRVKGNAGSDTGYFMNGGTIVVEGDVDVHVATHAEGGTIIIKGNGKSKIGGQMVKGDIYVFGTIDVMMPGFVYRKDVDLEVDGTKATFALYEGDMGERHGKRKGEVIYGKIYQKY; translated from the coding sequence ATGGAGACAGTAACACTGACCATTAAAAAACAGCCCGAGCTCCGTCTTGAGGCTGAAAAAATCACCCCTGACGCCTTCGCAGGCAAGAGCGCTGCCGAGATCGCCGAACTCCCGGTCTTTGAGGGCAGGGAGACCGCAACCCTCGGAACCTACTTCGATGTTGCGGGCAAAGGCGGCGAGACCGCTGCAGAGACGAAGATCGTCGTCAAGGGCGACGCCTCCCGCGTGAAGTACATCGGCATGAAGATGACCGCTGGCGAGATCCTGGTCGAGGGCTCGGCCGACATGTACGCCGGAGCCTGGATGGAAGGCGGCAAGCTCGTCGTCAAGGGCGACGTCGACGCCTTCTCAGGCACCGGCATGAAGGGCGGGATCTTCGAGATCGGCGGCAACGCCGGCAACTACCTCGGCGCCGCATACCGCGGCGACTGGAGAGGCATGCAGGGCGGCACCATCCGCGTGAAGGGCAACGCCGGTTCTGATACCGGCTACTTCATGAACGGCGGGACCATCGTCGTCGAAGGCGACGTCGATGTTCACGTCGCCACGCACGCCGAGGGCGGCACCATCATCATCAAGGGCAACGGCAAGTCTAAGATCGGCGGCCAGATGGTCAAGGGAGACATCTATGTCTTCGGCACCATCGACGTCATGATGCCGGGCTTTGTCTACCGCAAAGACGTCGATCTCGAGGTCGACGGCACCAAGGCAACCTTCGCTCTCTATGAGGGCGACATGGGGGAGCGCCACGGCAAGCGGAAAGGCGAGGTCATCTACGGCAAAATTTATCAAAAATACTAA
- the mcrC gene encoding methyl-coenzyme M reductase I operon protein C, with protein MPIGRVTQVVDCRESMGMGKGGGLAQRGTISECRHPDVIVVGMSPGRRHVTKPVCDITSALRREGVEFSVSTLVLNAGSGVPPDSPKIAGSVLGAYFGLTEKEIEQIEEHKVAILHHGNVRSHVVQKVRFMLEHVDVKAVVVSQAPIDYEDLAKEGVKTAFVMPSPDKVRTRGRVEAIVSGVTRGQTPTREKMAEVIAAVTRLMKEEKY; from the coding sequence ATGCCAATCGGAAGGGTAACCCAGGTAGTGGACTGCAGGGAGAGCATGGGAATGGGCAAGGGCGGAGGACTCGCCCAGAGAGGTACCATTTCCGAATGCCGTCACCCTGATGTGATCGTCGTCGGCATGTCGCCGGGACGCCGGCACGTAACAAAGCCGGTCTGCGACATCACATCCGCTCTCAGACGGGAGGGGGTGGAGTTCTCCGTGAGCACGCTCGTGCTCAATGCGGGGAGCGGCGTTCCACCCGACTCTCCAAAGATTGCCGGATCAGTCCTTGGCGCCTACTTCGGGCTTACCGAGAAAGAGATTGAGCAGATAGAAGAGCATAAGGTCGCAATCCTCCACCACGGCAACGTCAGGTCGCATGTGGTGCAGAAGGTCAGGTTCATGCTGGAGCATGTCGACGTGAAGGCCGTCGTCGTCTCCCAGGCACCGATCGACTACGAGGATCTCGCAAAGGAAGGCGTGAAAACCGCCTTCGTCATGCCTTCCCCTGATAAGGTGAGGACCAGAGGGCGCGTGGAGGCAATCGTCTCCGGGGTCACAAGAGGTCAGACACCTACACGGGAGAAGATGGCCGAAGTCATTGCAGCCGTTACCAGACTAATGAAAGAAGAAAAGTATTGA
- the mcrD gene encoding methyl-coenzyme M reductase operon protein D: MTEAVYPQCRIVPARFLNPETVEALLSRILEVGGIRKLILNGPRLPTTVPYGPARGLPNPHQMRRVIRAGDQDVELQVQVGTILIELEDRSFIEPIRKACDEVFTNFTYGFSEGKFMKTQATVSDYAKYGPDADEVILGTTDPKSRKGPLIIQGTK, from the coding sequence ATGACAGAAGCCGTATATCCCCAGTGTAGGATAGTGCCTGCGCGTTTCCTCAACCCGGAGACAGTTGAGGCACTCCTCAGCCGGATACTTGAGGTCGGCGGGATCAGGAAACTGATCCTCAACGGACCTCGCCTCCCCACCACCGTCCCATACGGTCCGGCCCGCGGTCTGCCCAACCCGCACCAGATGCGGAGGGTGATCCGTGCCGGGGACCAGGACGTCGAGCTTCAGGTGCAGGTCGGGACGATCCTGATCGAACTTGAAGACCGGTCCTTTATCGAACCCATCAGGAAAGCATGCGATGAGGTATTTACGAACTTCACCTACGGATTTTCCGAGGGGAAGTTCATGAAGACCCAGGCGACCGTATCAGATTATGCAAAGTACGGGCCCGATGCCGATGAAGTAATTCTCGGCACCACCGATCCGAAGAGCCGCAAAGGGCCCCTGATCATCCAGGGAACTAAATAA
- a CDS encoding tetrahydromethanopterin S-methyltransferase subunit F, translating into MAEEEKKTSGAIRMAAIDTIMSDIKFKSQIIARTNKLDSGIMDSGIPGFAAGMLIVMVLVLVPVFLI; encoded by the coding sequence ATGGCAGAAGAAGAGAAGAAGACATCTGGTGCAATCAGGATGGCTGCGATCGACACGATCATGTCAGACATCAAGTTCAAGTCCCAGATCATTGCCAGGACGAACAAACTCGATTCGGGCATTATGGACTCAGGTATTCCGGGCTTTGCAGCAGGCATGCTCATCGTCATGGTCCTCGTCCTGGTGCCGGTATTCCTGATCTGA
- the mtrC gene encoding tetrahydromethanopterin S-methyltransferase subunit MtrC — translation MTVQITASTGGIPHDKLMAAGLVGSVICLYLTYLNSATGTEVFSFFGGLAAVFALVWGTSTIKHLCSYGIGTGVPSAGMIAFGSGVIAMLLATQFNSMYLTPIMAVVFGAIVGGACGFLANNVMRMNIPVMVRSLTEMAIIGAIVLLGLTAVMAGGFGFDALSVKTISIMGILSTTSFGASLLGGCLIAVSFMLGGIALQHPFNACLGPGEKQDRTLTLAAECGFLSMIVVAVISFAFVASFAAIISLVVAIAGWYYTFVKYIEYSKRDAYAWLDAKPILEPKGED, via the coding sequence ATGACAGTACAAATTACCGCTTCAACCGGCGGCATACCCCACGACAAGCTGATGGCAGCCGGCCTCGTTGGCTCGGTCATCTGCCTGTACCTGACCTATCTCAACAGCGCCACCGGAACCGAGGTCTTCTCGTTCTTCGGCGGGCTTGCTGCTGTTTTCGCTCTGGTATGGGGCACGAGCACCATCAAGCACCTCTGCAGCTACGGTATCGGCACCGGCGTGCCGTCCGCAGGCATGATCGCCTTCGGCTCCGGTGTGATCGCCATGCTGCTTGCAACCCAGTTCAACAGCATGTACCTCACCCCGATCATGGCCGTCGTCTTCGGCGCCATCGTCGGCGGTGCCTGCGGTTTCCTGGCAAACAACGTCATGCGCATGAACATCCCGGTCATGGTCCGCTCGCTCACTGAGATGGCCATCATCGGTGCGATCGTCCTCCTCGGCCTTACGGCCGTCATGGCAGGCGGCTTCGGTTTCGACGCCCTCTCCGTGAAGACGATCTCGATCATGGGCATCCTTTCGACCACGTCCTTCGGGGCTTCGCTGCTCGGCGGGTGCCTGATCGCGGTCTCGTTCATGCTTGGCGGCATTGCTCTCCAGCACCCGTTCAACGCCTGCCTCGGCCCCGGCGAGAAGCAGGACCGGACGCTCACGCTCGCTGCAGAGTGCGGCTTCCTCTCGATGATCGTCGTCGCTGTCATCTCGTTTGCCTTCGTCGCCTCGTTCGCAGCGATCATCTCGCTCGTCGTCGCTATTGCAGGCTGGTACTACACCTTTGTCAAGTACATCGAATACAGCAAGCGCGATGCGTACGCATGGCTCGACGCTAAGCCGATTCTCGAACCCAAGGGTGAGGACTGA
- the mtrA gene encoding tetrahydromethanopterin S-methyltransferase subunit A → MADKTSPASGWPIAKGDFHSGDAKSCVAVVTMGSHLDEQGICDAGAALCGSCKTENLGLEKVIANIISNPNIRFVLTCGTEVKGHLSGQTFQALHANGIEGGKVVGSKGAIPFIENLDDAAIKRFQAQVELVDIMETEDLGAIKAKIAELAGKDPGAFGEAPMVVEVKEAEGGAEEVGGEIAEMNGDLALIHARFKIIEKMVTDIGYRDRLAAGVYSGKIEGLMIGLIVSFAILGFLLLG, encoded by the coding sequence ATGGCAGACAAGACATCACCGGCAAGTGGATGGCCCATTGCAAAGGGCGACTTCCACTCAGGCGACGCCAAATCATGTGTCGCCGTCGTCACCATGGGGTCCCACCTCGATGAGCAGGGGATCTGCGATGCAGGCGCCGCACTCTGCGGCTCGTGCAAGACAGAGAACCTCGGCCTTGAGAAGGTCATCGCAAACATCATCTCGAACCCGAACATCAGGTTCGTCCTGACCTGCGGTACCGAGGTCAAGGGGCACCTTTCCGGACAGACGTTCCAGGCGCTCCACGCCAACGGCATCGAGGGCGGCAAGGTCGTCGGCTCAAAGGGTGCGATCCCCTTCATCGAGAACCTCGATGATGCAGCGATCAAGCGCTTCCAGGCCCAGGTCGAACTCGTCGACATCATGGAGACCGAAGACCTCGGCGCAATCAAGGCGAAGATCGCCGAACTCGCCGGGAAAGACCCGGGAGCGTTCGGAGAAGCGCCCATGGTCGTCGAGGTCAAGGAGGCCGAGGGCGGCGCCGAAGAAGTAGGCGGCGAAATTGCCGAGATGAACGGCGACCTGGCGCTCATCCATGCCCGGTTTAAGATCATTGAGAAGATGGTGACTGACATCGGATACCGCGACAGACTTGCCGCGGGCGTCTACAGTGGAAAGATCGAGGGCCTGATGATTGGCCTGATCGTGTCATTTGCCATACTCGGTTTCCTCTTGCTGGGGTGA
- the mcrA gene encoding coenzyme-B sulfoethylthiotransferase subunit alpha, with the protein MAKIERTQKLFLKALKEKFQGQDVQSEKAEFYKFGGLKQSPRKQEFLKESRAVEMQRGISMYDPERCHLGGIPMGQRQLMTYEVSGTGVFVEGDDLHFVNNAAMQQFWDDIRRTIIVGMDLAHATLQKRLGKEVTPETINEYLHILNHAMPGAAVVQEHMVETHPALTDDCYVKVFTGDDELADDIEPQFLLNIEKLFPAKSAEALKAAVGKSMFQAVHIPTIVSRTCDGGTTSRWSAMQLGMSYIAAYRMCAGEAAVADLSYAAKHAGVIQMADILPARRARGPNEPGGIKFGHFADMIQADRKYPNDPARASLEVVGAGTMLFDQIWLGSYMSGGVGFTQYATAAYTDNILDEFTYYGMDYIKDKYKVDWKHPNAADKVKPTQDVVNDIATEVTLNAMEQYEQFPTMMEDHFGGSQRAGVIAAASGLSTAIATGNSNAGLNGWYLSMLMHKEGWSRLGFFGYDLQDQCGSTNSLSVRPDEGAIGEFRGPNYPNYAMNVGHQGEYAAIVGSAHYTRADAWSMNPLIKITFADPSLKFDFAEPRREFAKGAIREYMPAGERSLIIPAK; encoded by the coding sequence ATGGCAAAGATTGAGAGAACCCAGAAGCTCTTCCTGAAAGCGCTCAAGGAGAAGTTCCAGGGACAGGACGTCCAGTCCGAGAAGGCAGAGTTCTACAAGTTCGGCGGCCTCAAGCAGTCCCCGAGAAAACAGGAATTCCTGAAGGAGTCCCGCGCCGTCGAGATGCAGCGTGGCATCTCCATGTATGACCCCGAGCGCTGCCACCTTGGCGGCATCCCGATGGGCCAGCGCCAGCTGATGACCTACGAGGTCTCCGGCACCGGCGTCTTCGTGGAGGGCGACGACCTGCACTTCGTCAACAACGCTGCGATGCAGCAGTTCTGGGACGACATCCGCCGGACGATCATCGTCGGCATGGACCTCGCTCACGCCACCCTGCAGAAGCGCCTGGGCAAGGAAGTCACCCCCGAGACGATCAACGAGTACCTGCACATCCTCAACCACGCCATGCCCGGCGCAGCCGTGGTCCAGGAGCACATGGTCGAGACCCACCCGGCGCTCACCGATGACTGCTACGTGAAGGTCTTCACCGGCGACGACGAACTCGCCGACGACATCGAGCCCCAGTTCCTCCTCAACATCGAGAAGCTCTTCCCGGCGAAGTCCGCGGAGGCCCTCAAGGCGGCCGTTGGCAAGTCGATGTTCCAGGCCGTCCACATCCCGACGATCGTCTCCCGCACCTGCGACGGCGGTACCACCTCCCGGTGGTCTGCGATGCAGCTCGGCATGTCCTACATCGCCGCGTACCGCATGTGCGCCGGTGAAGCGGCAGTCGCCGACCTCTCCTACGCTGCGAAGCACGCCGGCGTCATTCAGATGGCCGACATCCTGCCGGCCCGCCGTGCACGCGGCCCGAACGAGCCCGGTGGCATCAAGTTCGGCCACTTCGCCGACATGATCCAGGCCGACCGCAAGTACCCCAACGACCCCGCAAGGGCGTCCCTTGAGGTCGTCGGCGCAGGCACAATGCTCTTCGACCAGATCTGGCTCGGATCCTACATGTCCGGCGGTGTCGGTTTCACCCAGTATGCGACCGCCGCGTACACCGACAACATCCTCGATGAGTTCACCTACTACGGCATGGACTACATCAAGGACAAGTACAAAGTCGACTGGAAGCACCCGAACGCCGCGGACAAGGTCAAGCCGACCCAGGACGTCGTCAACGACATCGCTACTGAGGTCACCCTCAACGCGATGGAGCAGTACGAGCAGTTCCCGACCATGATGGAGGACCACTTCGGCGGGTCCCAGCGTGCCGGTGTCATCGCCGCCGCTTCCGGCCTGTCCACCGCCATCGCCACCGGCAACTCGAACGCCGGTCTCAACGGCTGGTACCTCTCGATGCTCATGCACAAGGAAGGCTGGAGCCGTCTCGGCTTCTTCGGCTACGACCTGCAGGACCAGTGCGGTTCGACCAACTCGCTCTCCGTCCGTCCGGACGAGGGTGCGATCGGCGAGTTCCGCGGCCCGAACTACCCGAACTACGCGATGAACGTCGGTCACCAGGGCGAGTACGCCGCTATCGTCGGCAGTGCGCACTACACGCGCGCCGACGCATGGTCGATGAACCCGCTGATCAAGATCACCTTCGCGGACCCCTCGCTGAAGTTCGACTTCGCCGAACCCAGGCGCGAGTTCGCCAAGGGTGCGATCAGAGAGTACATGCCGGCCGGCGAGCGCTCCCTGATCATCCCGGCAAAGTAA